A region of Myxococcaceae bacterium JPH2 DNA encodes the following proteins:
- a CDS encoding tetratricopeptide repeat protein codes for MRPVLLSARVVLLLCVLVADGASAAGRAKPPRVDREAMREAMDAAAADDGSTASSASYAHFLQSRLMHWDGDHRGSVDELRLALATDEGNPLLLTRLGEEYARAGDLDRAERELKRAVEKAPTYYAAHVMLGRVLLEGGRLTRARQHLRRAMSLRPRDPEAYLVLAQLELEGGAPAEAVKVVDALAVALPGEASGYQRLGLALAERGDSARAERLLQKATERDPGDVDSWTALAHLYDGTGRAAEAEEALAKALQGDPDRQDVLLAAGRAALKAGSPVRARAYFDRLLSLTDEPETAVRVAFSYLSARQTDAAAEVLDTAHKVAPSEPRLPYYLGLVLERQRRFSAAASAFAEVPASAEVFVDARTRRARCLSLAGEHARALALFRAAQQDAPEDLDLRVLHARALERGGAPAKAEALLREALATAPTPLVYDALAATLERQGKGAEALALLGAALAKSPRDPGLLYSLATVHERQGQLDAARARIRELLTVEPDHASAMNFLGYLLASSGRELDEAERLVARALRLRPDTGAFLDSLGWVYFHRGETQRAVDALERASELAPDEPVILEHLGDAYAQARRAADAARVWRRAVEVLALEPEAAEPADQRLGLERKLKALSTAATGR; via the coding sequence GTGCGCCCCGTCCTGCTCTCCGCCCGTGTCGTCCTGCTGCTCTGTGTCCTTGTCGCCGATGGTGCGTCGGCGGCGGGCCGCGCGAAGCCGCCCCGAGTGGACCGCGAGGCCATGCGCGAGGCGATGGACGCGGCCGCCGCGGACGACGGCTCGACGGCTTCGTCCGCCAGCTACGCGCACTTCCTGCAGTCCCGACTGATGCACTGGGACGGCGACCACCGTGGCTCGGTGGACGAGCTGCGGCTGGCCCTGGCCACGGATGAGGGCAACCCGCTGCTGCTCACCCGCTTGGGCGAGGAGTACGCGCGCGCGGGAGATCTCGACCGCGCCGAGCGCGAGCTGAAGCGCGCCGTGGAGAAAGCTCCGACGTACTACGCGGCGCACGTGATGTTGGGGCGGGTGCTGCTCGAAGGAGGGCGCCTCACGCGCGCGCGCCAGCACCTGCGTCGCGCCATGTCGCTGCGCCCTCGCGACCCAGAGGCCTATCTGGTGCTGGCGCAGCTCGAGCTGGAGGGCGGCGCGCCCGCCGAGGCCGTGAAGGTCGTGGATGCGCTCGCGGTGGCGCTCCCGGGCGAGGCCTCGGGATATCAGCGCCTGGGGTTGGCCCTGGCCGAGCGCGGCGACTCGGCCCGCGCCGAGCGCCTCTTGCAGAAGGCCACCGAGCGAGACCCGGGCGACGTGGACTCGTGGACCGCGCTGGCGCACCTGTACGACGGGACGGGCCGCGCGGCCGAGGCGGAAGAGGCGTTGGCGAAGGCGCTTCAAGGGGATCCGGATCGCCAGGACGTCTTGCTGGCCGCGGGTCGCGCGGCGCTCAAGGCGGGCTCCCCCGTTCGGGCGCGCGCGTACTTCGACCGCTTGCTGTCGCTGACGGACGAGCCGGAGACGGCGGTGCGCGTGGCGTTCAGCTACTTGTCCGCGAGGCAGACGGACGCCGCCGCCGAGGTGCTGGACACCGCTCACAAGGTGGCTCCGAGCGAGCCTCGGCTCCCGTACTATCTGGGGCTGGTCTTGGAACGTCAGCGCCGCTTCAGCGCCGCGGCCAGTGCCTTCGCGGAGGTCCCCGCCAGCGCCGAGGTCTTCGTCGATGCCCGCACGCGCCGGGCCCGCTGCCTCTCCCTGGCCGGGGAGCACGCGCGGGCGCTCGCGCTGTTCCGCGCCGCGCAGCAGGACGCGCCGGAGGACCTGGACCTGCGCGTGCTCCATGCCCGCGCGCTGGAGCGGGGTGGGGCGCCCGCCAAGGCGGAGGCCTTGCTGCGCGAGGCGCTGGCGACCGCGCCCACTCCGCTCGTGTACGACGCGCTGGCCGCGACGCTGGAGCGGCAGGGCAAGGGGGCCGAGGCGCTGGCGCTCTTGGGCGCGGCGCTCGCGAAGTCGCCTCGAGATCCAGGGCTGCTCTACTCGCTGGCCACGGTGCATGAGCGTCAGGGCCAGCTCGACGCCGCACGGGCTCGGATTCGTGAGCTGCTCACGGTGGAGCCGGACCACGCCTCGGCGATGAACTTCCTGGGCTATCTCCTGGCGTCCTCGGGGCGCGAGCTGGACGAGGCCGAGCGCCTCGTCGCCCGCGCGCTCCGGCTGCGCCCCGACACCGGGGCGTTCCTCGACTCGCTGGGGTGGGTGTACTTCCATCGAGGAGAGACCCAGCGAGCCGTGGACGCGCTGGAGCGCGCCTCCGAGTTGGCTCCGGATGAGCCCGTCATCCTCGAACACCTCGGCGATGCCTACGCGCAGGCTCGGCGCGCCGCGGACGCAGCCCGGGTCTGGCGCCGCGCGGTGGAGGTGCTGGCCTTGGAGCCCGAAGCGGCGGAGCCGGCAGATCAGCGTCTGGGCCTCGAGCGGAAGTTGAAGGCGCTATCCACCGCCGCCACGGGCCGCTAA
- a CDS encoding lysophospholipase, with product MPRHDEGFFTAKDQTRLFWTLDLPEGEPKAHVAVLHGYGDHVGRYRPVIDALVADGFAVHGVDYRGHGRADGRRGYCAKWPDYLDDLDGFWQRVRREAGTKKSFLLAHSHGGLMAAHQLARGMEGLSGAVLSAPYLKLAITPPALKVLAARVVGKAVPWLQLKTELKPEDLSRDVQVQNAVREDPLYNPTVTPRWFIESTQAQGQVALLAPKIQVPLFVLCGSEDGVAAPTAARAFFEAAGTADKKFKEYPGMRHEPLNEVGREEVFRDISGWISAHL from the coding sequence ATGCCGCGTCACGACGAAGGCTTCTTCACCGCGAAGGATCAGACCCGGCTCTTCTGGACGCTGGACCTGCCCGAAGGTGAGCCGAAGGCCCATGTCGCCGTGCTCCATGGCTATGGCGACCATGTGGGCCGCTACCGCCCGGTCATCGACGCGCTCGTGGCGGACGGCTTCGCGGTGCATGGCGTGGACTATCGCGGGCACGGCCGCGCGGACGGTCGCCGCGGGTACTGCGCGAAGTGGCCGGACTACCTGGACGACCTGGACGGCTTCTGGCAGCGCGTGCGTCGCGAAGCGGGGACGAAGAAGTCCTTCCTCCTGGCGCACAGCCACGGCGGCCTGATGGCGGCGCACCAACTGGCGCGCGGCATGGAGGGCCTGTCCGGCGCGGTCCTGTCAGCCCCGTACCTCAAGCTGGCCATCACCCCGCCGGCCCTCAAGGTCCTGGCCGCGCGCGTGGTGGGGAAGGCCGTGCCGTGGTTGCAGCTCAAGACGGAACTCAAGCCGGAGGACCTGAGCCGCGACGTCCAGGTGCAGAACGCGGTCCGTGAGGACCCGCTCTACAACCCGACGGTGACGCCGCGCTGGTTCATCGAGTCCACCCAGGCCCAAGGCCAGGTGGCGCTGCTGGCGCCGAAGATTCAAGTACCGCTGTTCGTGCTGTGTGGCTCGGAGGATGGGGTGGCGGCGCCGACGGCGGCGCGGGCCTTCTTCGAGGCGGCGGGTACAGCGGACAAGAAGTTCAAGGAGTATCCCGGCATGCGCCACGAGCCTCTGAACGAGGTGGGGCGCGAAGAGGTGTTCCGGGACATCTCCGGCTGGATCTCCGCGCATCTCTGA
- the bacN gene encoding bactofilin BacN gives MATGETGIIGKGIVIKGNLTGGGDLVIEGRVEGQIALKNHLTIEGTGRVQADIRAEELTINGEASGNIDASTRVAINASAKVAGDIKAPRVVIEDGAVFNGSIEMDVKLPDDI, from the coding sequence ATGGCAACGGGTGAGACGGGCATCATCGGCAAGGGCATCGTCATCAAGGGCAACCTCACGGGTGGAGGTGACCTGGTCATCGAGGGGCGGGTGGAGGGGCAGATTGCCCTGAAGAACCACCTCACCATCGAGGGCACGGGTCGCGTCCAGGCGGACATCCGCGCGGAGGAGTTGACCATCAATGGCGAGGCCAGCGGCAACATCGACGCGTCCACGCGCGTGGCCATCAACGCCTCGGCGAAGGTGGCGGGCGACATCAAGGCGCCGCGCGTGGTCATCGAGGATGGCGCCGTGTTCAATGGCTCCATCGAGATGGACGTGAAGTTGCCGGACGACATCTAG
- a CDS encoding polymer-forming cytoskeletal protein produces MANTVIGSSIVIDGEISGDEDLVIQGTVKGKISLKESLFVEGSGVVEADIETQNVDIAGRVTGNIVASDKVELKTDCRVVGDIKAPRILIADGASFKGNVDMDMKER; encoded by the coding sequence ATGGCGAATACGGTCATTGGTTCGAGCATCGTCATCGACGGTGAGATCTCCGGCGACGAGGACCTGGTCATCCAGGGCACCGTCAAGGGGAAGATCTCCCTGAAGGAGAGCCTCTTCGTGGAGGGCTCCGGCGTCGTCGAGGCGGACATCGAGACGCAGAACGTCGACATCGCCGGGCGCGTGACGGGCAACATCGTCGCCAGCGACAAGGTCGAGCTGAAGACGGACTGCCGCGTGGTGGGCGACATCAAGGCCCCGCGCATCCTCATCGCCGATGGTGCCTCCTTCAAGGGCAACGTCGACATGGACATGAAGGAGCGCTGA